From Granulicella sp. WH15, the proteins below share one genomic window:
- a CDS encoding aspartate carbamoyltransferase catalytic subunit: MTDSLSPYAPGSLITVAGLPIAEVASILALTTRLEKMAAAERRQLLAGRTLALLFYESSTRTRTSFELAAKSLGATTTLVSDKSSSIEKGESLKDTGLTLRALGAECIVLRHSAGGAPFLLARTTGLPVLNAGDGMHQHPSQALLDLRTILSRLGLADRPVDDKVLAGVTITITGDIRHSRVARSNAMLLPRLGAKVLLCGPVELLPEEAATLGEGVEIVRDFDTALRRSQVAMMLRIQSERLAGLKLDLNEYIAGYQLTAARLERCSPNALVMHPGPMIRGLEIQGEVADSPNSAIEQQVSNGLAVRTALLVRALGVSL; encoded by the coding sequence ATGACGGATTCGCTCTCGCCCTACGCCCCCGGTTCTTTGATAACAGTCGCTGGTCTCCCCATCGCCGAGGTCGCCTCGATCCTGGCTCTGACGACCCGCCTCGAAAAGATGGCCGCCGCCGAGCGCCGCCAACTGCTGGCCGGACGCACCCTGGCGCTGCTCTTCTACGAGTCCAGCACCCGCACCCGCACCTCGTTTGAGCTGGCGGCAAAGTCGCTTGGCGCGACCACCACGCTGGTCAGCGACAAATCCTCCTCCATCGAAAAGGGCGAGAGCCTGAAGGACACGGGACTGACCCTGCGCGCGCTTGGAGCCGAGTGCATCGTGCTGCGTCACTCGGCGGGCGGAGCGCCCTTTCTGCTGGCCCGCACCACCGGCCTGCCGGTTCTGAACGCGGGCGACGGAATGCACCAGCATCCCTCACAGGCCCTGCTCGACCTGCGCACGATCCTCTCGCGGCTTGGCCTCGCCGACCGCCCCGTGGACGACAAGGTACTCGCAGGCGTCACCATCACCATCACCGGCGACATCCGCCACAGCCGCGTGGCCCGCTCGAACGCGATGCTGTTGCCGCGCCTTGGCGCGAAAGTCCTGCTCTGCGGACCAGTAGAACTCCTCCCCGAAGAGGCCGCAACGCTGGGCGAGGGCGTAGAAATCGTGCGCGACTTCGACACCGCGCTGCGCCGCTCGCAGGTCGCGATGATGCTGCGCATCCAGAGCGAGCGCCTCGCCGGATTGAAGCTCGATCTGAACGAGTACATCGCCGGATATCAGCTAACGGCGGCGCGTCTCGAACGCTGCTCTCCCAACGCCTTGGTGATGCACCCCGGCCCGATGATTCGCGGCCTCGAGATTCAGGGCGAGGTAGCCGATAGCCCCAACTCGGCCATCGAGCAGCAGGTCAGCAACGGTCTGGCAGTCCGTACCGCCCTGCTGGTACGAGCGCTAGGCGTTAGTTTGTAA
- the pyrR gene encoding bifunctional pyr operon transcriptional regulator/uracil phosphoribosyltransferase PyrR — protein MSDKTRSQKLRIKGRLMSASEIERTLVRLAHEIVEKNDGSANVGLVGIKRRGVPLANRLGALIAKIEKQPVDTGVLDISFYRDDLTTQGPRPVVTPGAIGFDITGRDIILMDDVLYTGRTIRAALDALFDHGRPKSVQLLVLIDRGHRELPIEATFVGRNVPTSSREIIEVKLREVDEDEQVLLVELVD, from the coding sequence ATGAGCGATAAAACCAGAAGTCAGAAACTGCGGATCAAGGGCCGACTCATGTCGGCGTCGGAGATTGAGCGCACGCTGGTACGGCTTGCGCACGAGATCGTCGAAAAGAACGACGGCAGCGCCAACGTGGGCCTGGTCGGCATCAAGAGGCGCGGCGTCCCCCTGGCAAACCGGCTCGGAGCCCTGATCGCCAAGATCGAAAAGCAGCCCGTCGATACGGGCGTGCTCGACATCAGCTTCTACCGCGACGACCTCACCACGCAGGGCCCGCGCCCCGTAGTGACGCCCGGCGCTATCGGCTTCGACATCACCGGCCGCGACATCATCCTGATGGACGACGTGCTCTACACCGGCCGCACCATCCGCGCGGCGCTCGACGCCCTCTTCGACCACGGCCGCCCCAAGAGCGTACAGCTTCTGGTCCTCATCGACCGCGGCCACCGCGAATTGCCCATCGAAGCCACCTTCGTCGGCCGCAACGTCCCCACCTCCAGCCGCGAGATCATCGAGGTCAAGCTGCGCGAGGTCGACGAAGACGAGCAGGTGCTGCTGGTCGAGTTGGTGGACTGA